A section of the Oncorhynchus gorbuscha isolate QuinsamMale2020 ecotype Even-year linkage group LG06, OgorEven_v1.0, whole genome shotgun sequence genome encodes:
- the LOC124037388 gene encoding LOW QUALITY PROTEIN: aggrecan core protein-like (The sequence of the model RefSeq protein was modified relative to this genomic sequence to represent the inferred CDS: inserted 1 base in 1 codon), with amino-acid sequence MITLLLLCVCLPFITSTISFEDPGDLDSNLSVSIPVEVPLRPLMGTKVVVPCYFQDNMVNDPGAPTVTPLSHRIKWTYVTKGKATLILLASEGKVHVETEYLDRVTMVNYPLVPTDVTMEITELHAKDSGTYRCEVMHGIENNYDWVDIQVQGIVFHYRAISTRYTLNFERAKAACIQNSATIATPAQLQAAFDDGFHQCDAGWLSDQTVRYPIHEPREGCFGDKDEFPGVRTYGLREVNETYDVYCFAQEMSGRVFYSMSVEKFTFYQAMDQCAKLGAKLATTGQLYLAWKSGMDVCNAGWLADGSVRYPINIVRPQCGGGLLGVRTVYLFPNQTGYPYPDSHYDAICYQEDEGAVKTTPFPEVATITASPMVYPGLTTAPETEARGEVLTQAPLDTITMAPTLPVPPSVTDTVTKVTPVVGEEIISRVTANPDVGFEFPHDNDTAMAPTGVVFHYRADSSRYAMSFVEAQMACQSVGAVIASSQQLQAAYEAGLHHCDAGWLRDQTVRYPILSPRDKCSGNLENVPGXRSYGLRPATEQYDVYCYVDRLKGELFYSSDYDSFSYEEAVAHCQKLNTTLATTGQLYAAWRQGFDKCRPGWLQDRSVRYPIHVPRPHCGGGKAGVHTIYAFPNQTENPDQHSRYDAYCFRAERVIIHTETRLNVTLVVKEEMINMTTRTDSLMPVSPVKPPVSVDVSGSASADHSASGSGSGTPGHSGYTSGRASGEGSGSGFQVTFEGNGPVLSGSGSGDPQEAGEGSTTVTYLPKVGSGDSGSGSGDSGSGVGVGEFSGGIPSSVLPHSGSGSGVSADLSGSGDSVTIIVDGEMVDISKRQPTGQELGKGSVDISGSGGMSGSYSLFSGDVTSTSGSGSPDISFTHSGLIDLTGQPSGEQEVSGYQTFSSGFPSGFPSGFHSGSGFPSSRDKSHSGHEVIFLTDDVMMEVTARQGEQRPEQGRGYVEVSGDSSSQHEGSTSASGLSLGESPFAEGLSVVLLPGSTMSYPENIGSLGNIDRGDELDVLEEGQEQKGQGGSTETIYVTAPSAVFPSMTTASAVSMVTPAVVEEPAVVYAVQGCVEGWVEFMGSCYLHFAERDTWPDAEQRCQELNAHLVSITSQQEQEFVNSNAQDYQWIGLNDKDVQNEFRWTDGSPLEFENWRPNQPDNYFNSWEDCVVMIWRENGQWNYVPCNYHLPFTCKSGPVMCHSPPEVANGMPMGSRRDRYPVNSIVRYQCDAGFTQRHPPVVRCRPDGRWEEPQVECIEPGATPSNKLHKRSIRRRSKAANSWTWRKLL; translated from the exons ATGATCACCTTgctcctactgtgtgtgtgtcttcccttCATCACCTCAACTATATCATTTGAAGACCCCGGCG ATCTCGACAGTAACCTGAGTGTCAGCATTCCCGTGGAGGTGCCGCTGCGCCCTCTGATGGGCACCAAGGTGGTTGTGCCCTGCTACTTCCAGGACAACATGGTCAACGACCCCGGCGCACCCACTGTCACCCCCCTGTCCCACCGCATCAAGTGGACCTACGTCACCAAGGGCAAGGCCACCCTCATACTGCTGGCGTCAGAGGGCAAAGTTCACGTGGAGACGGAGTACCTAGACCGGGTCACCATGGTCAACTACCCACTGGTGCCCACCGACGTCACCATGGAGATCACAGAACTGCATGCCAAGGACTCCGGCACTTATCGCTGTGAGGTCATGCACGGCATCGAGAATAACTATGACTGGGTGGACATCCAGGTTCAAG gTATTGTGTTCCACTACCGAGCCATCTCGACGCGCTACACTCTGAACTTTGAGAGGGCCAAGGCTGCCTGTATCCAGAACAGTGCCACCATCGCCACCCCGGCACAACTACAGGCTGCCTTTGACGATGGCTTCCACCAATGTGACGCCGGGTGGCTCTCTGACCAAACAGTCAG GTACCCCATCCATGAGCCTCGTGAGGGTTGCTTTGGAGACAAGGATGAGTTCCCGGGAGTGCGAACCTATGGCTTGAGAGAGGTCAACGAGACCTATGACGTGTACTGCTTTGCACAGGAGATGTCAG GCAGAGTGTTCTACTCCATGTCCGTGGAGAAGTTCACCTTCTACCAGGCAATGGACCAGTGTGCCAAACTAGGGGCCAAGCTGGCCACCACAGGGCAGCTGTACCTGGCCTGGAAGTCTGGCATGGACGTGTGTAACGCGGGCTGGCTGGCAGACGGAAGCGTCCGCTACCCCATCAACATTGTCAGGCCCCAGTGTGGTGGAGGACTACTGGGAGTGAGGACCGTGTACCTGTTCCCTAACCAGACAGGCTACCCCTACCCGGACTCCCACTATGATGCTATCTGCTACCAAG AGGACGAGGGTGCAGTCAAGACCACCCCGTTCCCAGAGGTGGCCACCATCACAGCCAGTCCTATGGTCTATCCAGGGCTAACCACCGCCCCTGAAACTGAGGCAAGGGGGGAGGTGCTGACCCAAGCCCCCCTGGACACCATCACCATGGCACCGACCTTACCCGTCCCACCCAGTGTGACTGACACGGTTACGAAGGTTACCCCGGTCGTTGGGGAAGAGATCATTAGCAGGGTGACAGCTAATCCTGATGTGGGCTTCGAGTTCCCTCATGACAATGACACTGCCATGGCTCCTACAG GTGTGGTGTTTCACTACCGTGCTGACTCCAGTCGCTATGCCATGTCCTTCGTGGAAGCCCAGATGGCTTGTCAGAGTGTGGGTGCGGTCATCGCCAGCTCCCAGCAGCTACAGGCAGCCTACGAGGCAGGGCTCCACCACTGTGATGCAGGCTGGCTCAGGGACCAGACTGTCAG GTACCCCATCCTGTCTCCCAGAGATAAGTGTTCAGGCAACCTGGAGAATGTCCCAG TGAGGTCCTATGGCCTGAGACCTGCTACTGAGCAATATGACGTCTACTGCTATGTGGACCGCCTCAAGG GGGAGCTGTTCTATTCCAGTGACTATGACAGCTTCTCCTATGAGGAGGCCGTAGCCCACTGCCAGAAGCTCAACACCACGCTAGCCACCACAGGGCAGCTCTATGCCGCCTGGAGACAGGGCTTCGACAAGTGCCGTCCAGGCTGGCTGCAGGATCGCAGCGTCCGCTACCCCATCCATGTCCCAAGGCCCCACTGTGGAGGCGGCAAGGCCGGGGTACACACCATCTACGCCTTCCCCAACCAGACAGAAAACCCAGACCAGCACTCCAGATACGATGCATACTGCTTCAGAG CGGAACGTGTGATTATTCACACTGAAACCAGACTCAACGTTACTCTAGTTGTCAAGGAGGAAATGATCAACATGACAACCAGAACAGACAGCCTGATGCCtg TGAGCCCCGTCAAGCCACCTGTCTCTGTGGATGTGTCTGGTTCAGCCTCAGCTGATCATTCTgccagtggtagtggcagtggaaCGCCTGGCCATAGTGGATACACATCTGGTAGGGCAAGCGGCGAGGGCTCAGGGTCTGGCTTCCAAGTCACCTTCGAGGGCAATGGACCTGTCTTGTCCGGCTCTGGCTCTGGAGATCCTCAGGAGGCGGGTGAGGGGAGCACCACTGTCACCTACCTCCCAAAAGTCGGGTCTGGGGATAGTGGGTCCGGG TCTGGGGATAGTGGAtctggggtgggggtgggagagtTCAGCGGTGGGATACCGTCCAGTGTCCTTCCCCACTCGGGTAGTGGCAGCGGAGTATCTGCGGACCTGAGTGGTAGCGGGGACTCTGTCACCATCATTGTGGACGGAGAGATGGTGGACATCTCCAAACGGCAGCCTACCGGACAGGAGCTTGGAAAAGGAAGTGTGGACATCAGTGGCTCCGGAGGAATGTCTGGATCGTATAGCCTCTTCAGCGGGGATGTTACCAGCACCTCTGGTTCCGGAAGTCCTGACATATCTTTCACGCATTCAGGTCTCATCGACCTGACCGGTCAGCCCTCGGGAGAGCAGGAAGTCTCCGGCTACCAGACCTTCTCTTCTGGGTTTCCAAGCGGTTTCCCCTCCGGTTTTCACAGTGGCTCTGGATTCCCATCCAGCAGGGACAAATCCCATTCAGGCCACGAGGTCATCTTCCTGACAGATGACGTGATGATGGAGGTGACGGCACGTCAAGGGGAGCAGCGTCCGGAGCAGGGACGGGGTTACGTAGAGGTCAGTGGAGACAGCAGTAGCCAACATGAAGGGAGCACCTCGGCCAGTGGGCTCTCCCTGGGGGAGTCACCATTTGCAGAGGGCCTGTCTGTGGTGCTGCTGCCTGGTTCAACCATGAGTTACCCAGAGAATATTGGCAGTCTTGGCAACATAGACAGAGGGGATGAGCTGGATGTTTTGGAGGAAGGCCAAGAGCAGAAAGGGCAGGGAGGTTCCACGGAGACAATCTATGTCACGGCACCATCGGCAGTCTTCCCTAGCATGACGACAGCATCCGCCGTCTCGATGGTGACCCCTGCTGTGGTGGAGGAGCCTGCTGTAGTGTACG CGGTGCAGGGCTGCGTCGAGGGCTGGGTGGAATTCATGGGGAGCTGCTACCTGCACTTTGCTGAGAGAGACACCTGGCCTGACGCTGAGCAGCGCTGCCAAGAGCTTAACGCCCACCTGGTCAGCATCACCTCCCAACAGGAGCAGGAGTTTGTCAACT CTAACGCTCAGGACTATCAGTGGATTGGACTCAATGACAAGGACGTGCAGAATGAGTTCCGCTGGACAGATGGCAGTCCATTG GAATTTGAGAACTGGAGGCCCAACCAGCCGGATAACTACTTTAACTCTTGGGAGGACTGTGTGGTGATGATCTGGCGCGAGAACGGCCAGTGGAACTACGTGCCCTGCAACTACCACCTGCCCTTCACCTGCAAGAGTGGACCTG TCATGTGCCACTCGCCCCCAGAGGTGGCCAACGGCATGCCGATGGGCAGCAGAAGAGACCGTTACCCTGTCAACTCTATAGTCCGCTACCAGTGTGACGCAGGCTTCACACAGCGCCACCCGCCTGTTGTACGTTGCCGTCCCGACGGGCGGTGGGAGGAGCCCCAGGTGGAGTGTATAGAAC ccggTGCCACACCCAGCAACAAGCTACACAAGAGGTCCATCAGAAGACGGTCTAAAGCAGCCAACAGTTGGACATGGAGGAAGCTTCTCTAA